TGGACATTTATCCCAAATAATAGAAATCATTTGATTATATTTGGTGTATTAATAAATAATTTTTTTATGAAAAAGATATACGTACTCCTTGCATTTGCCACTTGTCTATTAATAAGTTTTCAAGTAAATGCACAGAAGAAAGTAGATAAAAGCAAGAGGCCTAGCCCGCCGGCCCTGGTTACGCAAACTATAAAAAGTGGTGCCACCATCTCTATCGATTACAGTCAACCTTCTGTTAAGGGCAGAACTATTGGAAAAGACTTAGAGCCAATGGAGGGGAAAGTATGGCGTACAGGCGCAAATGAGGCAACCGTATTCAGTACAAATAAAGATGTCACCATAGATGGCCAAAAATTACCTGCCGGCAAATATGGTTTCTTTACGCTATTTGAAGGGAATGACGTTTATCTCATTTTTAATAAAACCTGGAATCAATGGGGTGCATTTAAATACGATGCAAAGGAAGATATGCTTAGAGTAAAGACCAGCAAAAAAATGGAATCTAACGCTAGCGAAAAAATGACATTTACTATCAGTAAAAATGGGGAAGTGAATTTACGTTGGGGTAAAATAAAAGTAGCATTTAAAGTAAAATAAAACATTCTAATCCTAGTTCATTAAAAGAAGTTTGTTGAGCCTCTGGCATTCTTAAATTTATAAGCACAACAAGACAAGACATAAAATGCAAGAAAGAGATTGCCCTATTATAGGACAATCTCTTTCTTTATCTATTTAAAGTGAATTTACTTGTACAAAGGCATTATACCTTTTGCTAAATCTACCATCTTTTTGATGCCGTCTTCAGGTAAATTACCTTTCTTAAATTCTACTAAAACTTCTGGCAATTTACTTTCCATCTCAACAAAAAACTGCTCCTCAAATGCTTTTACCTTTTTCACTGCTACTTCGCGCAACAACCCTTGTGATCCTAAGTAAATGATCGCTACTTGCTTCTCAACTGTTAATGGAGAAAATTGTGGTTGCTTTAATATTTCTACGTTGCGCGCACCTTTATCCAATACCAATTTAGTCGCAGCATCTAAGTCGCCTCCAAATTTAGAGAAGGCTTCCATTTCACGGTAAAGTGCTTGGTCAAGTTTCAAGGTACCGGATACTTTTTTCATTGATTTAATCTGCGCACTACCACCCACACGGCTTACAGAAATACCTACGTTAATCGCCGGGCGGATACCTGCGTTAAACAAGTTACCTTCCAGGAATATCTGACCATCAGTGATAGAGATTACGTTGGTAGGAATATAAGCGGATACGTCACCGGCTTGTGTTTCAATAATGGGCAATGCTGTTAATGAACCGCCACCTTTTACCAAATGTTTGATAGAATCCGGCAAATCGTTCATGTTCTTTACTACATCCTGATTATTGATAACTTTCGCTGCACGTTCCAATAAACGACTGTGCAAATAGAATACGTCACCCGGATATGCTTCACGTCCTGGTGGGCGACGAAGCAATAAAGAAACCTCACGATAAGCAACCGCTTGTTTTGACAAATCATCATAAACAATCAATGCCGGACGACCAGTATCGCGGAAGAACTCCCCAATAGCTGCCCCTGCAAATGGTGCATAGAACTGTTGTGGAGCTGGATCAGCTGCAGAAG
The Arachidicoccus soli DNA segment above includes these coding regions:
- a CDS encoding DUF2911 domain-containing protein; the encoded protein is MKKIYVLLAFATCLLISFQVNAQKKVDKSKRPSPPALVTQTIKSGATISIDYSQPSVKGRTIGKDLEPMEGKVWRTGANEATVFSTNKDVTIDGQKLPAGKYGFFTLFEGNDVYLIFNKTWNQWGAFKYDAKEDMLRVKTSKKMESNASEKMTFTISKNGEVNLRWGKIKVAFKVK
- the atpA gene encoding F0F1 ATP synthase subunit alpha; this translates as MAEIKPDEISAILRQQLSNFNASADLEEVGTVLQVGDGIARVYGLNNVRSGELVEFENGTKAIALNLEEDNVGVVLMGESKGIKEGAKVRRTGSIASIKVGEGLMGRVINMLGEPIDGKGPIQGELYEMPLERKAPGVIYREPVKEPLQTGIKAIDAMIPVGRGQRELVIGDRQTGKTAICIDTIINQKEFYDAGKPVYCIYVAIGQKASTIAGVMKTLQDNGAMAYTTIVAASAADPAPQQFYAPFAGAAIGEFFRDTGRPALIVYDDLSKQAVAYREVSLLLRRPPGREAYPGDVFYLHSRLLERAAKVINNQDVVKNMNDLPDSIKHLVKGGGSLTALPIIETQAGDVSAYIPTNVISITDGQIFLEGNLFNAGIRPAINVGISVSRVGGSAQIKSMKKVSGTLKLDQALYREMEAFSKFGGDLDAATKLVLDKGARNVEILKQPQFSPLTVEKQVAIIYLGSQGLLREVAVKKVKAFEEQFFVEMESKLPEVLVEFKKGNLPEDGIKKMVDLAKGIMPLYK